A region of Rattus rattus isolate New Zealand chromosome 7, Rrattus_CSIRO_v1, whole genome shotgun sequence DNA encodes the following proteins:
- the Pax9 gene encoding paired box protein Pax-9, with product MEPAFGEVNQLGGVFVNGRPLPNAIRLRIVELAQLGIRPCDISRQLRVSHGCVSKILARYNETGSILPGAIGGSKPRVTTPTVVKHIRTYKQRDPGIFAWEIRDRLLADGVCDKYNVPSVSSISRILRNKIGNLAQQGHYDSYKQHQPAPQPTLPYNHIYSYPSPITAAAAKVPTPPGVPAIPGSVALPRTWPSSHSVTDILGIRSITDQGVSDSSPYHSPKVEEWSSLGRNNFSAAAPHAVNGLEKGALEQEAKYGQAPNGLPAVSSFVSASSMAPYPTPAQVSPYMTYSAAPSGYVAGHGWQHAGSTPLSPHNCDIPTSLAFKGMQAAREGSHSVAASAL from the exons ATGG AGCCAGCCTTCGGGGAGGTGAACCAGCTGGGAGGAGTGTTCGTGAACGGAAGGCCGCTGCCCAACGCCATTCGGCTTCGCATCGTGGAATTAGCCCAACTGGGCATCCGACCTTGTGACATCAGCCGACAGCTACGGGTCTCGCACGGCTGCGTCAGCAAGATCTTGGCGCGCTACAACGAGACCGGTTCGATTTTGCCGGGAGCTATCGGGGGAAGCAAGCCCCGGGTCACCACCCCTACTGTAGTGAAACACATCCGGACTTACAAGCAGAGGGACCCAGGCATCTTTGCTTGGGAGATCCGGGACCGCCTGCTGGCGGATGGCGTGTGCGACAAGTACAACGTACCCTCGGTGAGTTCCATCAGCCGGATTCTGCGCAACAAGATCGGCAACTTGGCCCAGCAGGGTCACTACGACTCCTATAAGCAGCACCAGCCAGCGCCGCAGCCCACGCTGCCCTACAACCACATCTACTCGTACCCCAGTCCCATCACGGCGGCAGCTGCTAAGGTGCCCACACCACCTGGGGTGCCGGCCATCCCAGGATCCGTGGCCCTGCCGCGCACCTGGCCCTCCTCTCACTCCGTCACCGACATCCTGGGCATCCGTTCCATCACCGACCAAG GAGTGAGCGACAGCTCCCCCTACCACAGCCCCAAGGTGGAGGAGTGGAGCAGCCTGGGCCGCAACAACTTCTCTGCTGCCGCCCCGCACGCAGTGAATGGATTGGAGAAGGGAGCCTTGGAGCAAGAAGCCAAGTACGGCCAG gcACCGAACGGTCTCCCAGCTGTGAGCAGTTTTGTATCAGCATCCAGCATGGCTCCTTACCCCACGCCAGCCCAAGTGTCACCCTACATGACCTACAGTGCTGCTCCTTCTGGTTACGTTGCTGGACATGGGTGGCAACATGCTGGCAGCACGCCACTGTCCCCCCACAACTGTGACATTCCCACATCACTGGCTTTCAAGGGAATGCAGGCAGCCAGAGAAGGTAGCCATTCTGTCGCAGCCTCTGCACTCTGA